The Streptomyces laurentii genome contains a region encoding:
- a CDS encoding lyase (Glyoxalase/Bleomycin resistance protein/Dioxygenase superfamily; pfam00903;~Putative lyase [Streptomyces fulvissimus DSM40593];~This conserved domain belongs to a superfamily including the bleomycin resistance protein, glyoxalase I, and type I ring-cleaving dioxygenases; cd07263;~identified by MetaGeneAnnotator; putative), producing MNTINVSQCFIAVDDHDKALAFYRDALGLEVRKDVSFEGMRWVTVGSPTQPDVEIVLEPPLADPNAPAADRQAAAELLAKGMLRGVNFRTDDVDATFERVRAAGGDVLQEPMDQPYGVRDCAFRDPAGNMLRFNQPRR from the coding sequence ATGAACACCATCAACGTTTCCCAGTGCTTCATCGCCGTCGACGACCACGACAAGGCGCTCGCCTTCTACCGCGACGCCCTCGGCCTGGAGGTCCGCAAGGACGTCTCCTTCGAGGGGATGCGCTGGGTGACGGTCGGCTCGCCCACGCAGCCGGACGTCGAGATCGTCCTCGAACCGCCGCTGGCCGACCCGAACGCCCCCGCCGCCGACCGGCAGGCCGCCGCCGAACTGCTCGCCAAGGGCATGCTGCGCGGCGTCAACTTCCGTACGGACGACGTGGACGCCACCTTCGAGCGGGTGCGCGCGGCGGGAGGCGACGTCCTCCAGGAGCCGATGGACCAGCCGTACGGGGTCCGGGACTGCGCGTTCCGCGACCCGGCGGGCAACATGCTGCGGTTCAACCAGCCGCGACGATGA
- a CDS encoding transcriptional regulator, araC family (Bacterial regulatory helix-turn-helix proteins, AraC family; pfam00165;~Helix-turn-helix domain; pfam12833;~Transcriptional regulator, AraC family [Streptomyces venezuelae ATCC10712];~identified by MetaGeneAnnotator; putative) has translation MTPTRSSLDDLARLRHARDLMDRDYAEPLDVPALARAALMSPGHFSRSFRAAYGETPYGYLMTRRVERAKTLLRRGDLSVTEVCFAVGCTSLGSFSSRFTELVGESPSAYRARDHEAGESIPGCVAMYLTRPTRAGTAGRPTPVRPVAAEPVTNGEADGRSGS, from the coding sequence GTGACTCCGACCCGATCCTCCCTCGACGACCTGGCGCGGCTGCGCCACGCGCGCGACCTGATGGACCGCGACTACGCGGAGCCGCTGGACGTCCCGGCCCTGGCGCGGGCCGCGCTGATGTCGCCGGGCCACTTCTCGCGCAGTTTCCGCGCCGCGTACGGGGAGACGCCGTACGGCTACCTCATGACGCGCCGCGTCGAGCGCGCGAAGACGCTGCTGCGGCGGGGCGACCTGAGCGTGACGGAGGTGTGCTTCGCGGTGGGGTGTACGTCGCTGGGGTCGTTCAGCTCGCGCTTCACGGAGCTGGTCGGGGAGAGCCCGAGCGCGTACCGGGCGCGGGACCACGAGGCGGGCGAGTCGATCCCGGGGTGTGTGGCGATGTACCTGACGCGGCCGACCCGGGCGGGGACGGCGGGCCGGCCCACGCCCGTACGACCGGTCGCCGCGGAACCGGTCACGAATGGAGAAGCGGACGGCCGCTCCGGCTCGTAG
- a CDS encoding DNA polymerase (identified by MetaGeneAnnotator; putative;~sequence version:1): MSWLSAACRVLVLFVLVLFVLVLFVLVLLALVPLMYVRLPRHPRTSSRPG; this comes from the coding sequence ATGTCGTGGCTGTCGGCGGCGTGCCGCGTGCTGGTGCTGTTCGTGCTGGTGCTGTTCGTGCTGGTGCTGTTCGTGCTGGTGCTGCTCGCGCTCGTCCCGCTCATGTACGTGCGTCTCCCTCGTCACCCTCGTACGTCCTCCCGGCCAGGCTAG
- a CDS encoding uvrABC system protein (ABC transporter signature motif;~ATP binding site [chemical binding];~ATP-binding cassette domain I of the excision repair protein UvrA; cd03270;~ATP-binding cassette transporter nucleotide-binding domain; cl17201;~D-loop;~Excinuclease ATPase subunit [DNA replication, recombination, and repair]; COG0178;~H-loop/switch region;~Q-loop/lid;~UvrABC system protein [Streptomyces cattleya NRRL 8057= DSM46488];~Walker A/P-loop;~Walker B;~identified by MetaGeneAnnotator; putative), with product MIRVYGARENNLKDVGVEIPKRRLTVFTGVSGSGKSSLVFDTIAAESQRLINETYSTFVQGFMPSLGRPDVDVLDGLTTVISVDQRRMGGDPRSTVGTATDANAMLRILFSRLATPHIGGPKAFSFNVASISGGGAVAFERGGRTVKERRSFTITGGMCPRCEGRGAVSDIDLTALYDDTRSLAGGALTIPGYSMDGWYGRIFGGSGYFDMDKPIAEFSKRELDDLLHREPTKIKVDGVNLTYEGLIPKLRKSVLSKDVDTLQPHVRAFVERAVTFAICPDCDGTRLTEAARSAKIDGVSIADACAMQVSDLAEWVRGIGDPAVAPLLATLRQTLDSFVEIGLGYLALDRPAGTLSGGEAQRVKMVRHLGSSLTDVTYVFDEPTTGLHPHDIQRMNNLLLRLRDKGNTVLVVEHKPETIAIADHVVDLGPGAGTGGGSVCFEGTVAGLRAGDTVTGRHFGDRARIKDPGAVRKANGVLEIRGARANNLRDVDVDLPLGVLAVVTGVAGSGKSSLVHGSVPAGAGVVSVDQSGIRGSRRSNPATYTGLLDPIRKAFAKANGVKPALFSANSEGACPTCNGAGVIYTDLAVMAGVATECEECEGRRFQAAVLDYHFGGRNIAEVLAMSVDEAAAFFGEGEARTPAAHRVLTRLADVGLGYLTLGQPLTTLSGGERQRLKLATHMGDKGGVYVLDEPTAGLHLADVEQLLGLLDRLVDSGKSVIVVEHHQAVMAHADWIVDLGPGAGHDGGRVVFEGTPAELVAARSTVTGEHLARYVGE from the coding sequence ATGATCCGCGTGTACGGCGCGCGCGAGAACAACCTCAAGGACGTCGGCGTCGAGATCCCGAAGCGCCGGCTCACCGTCTTCACCGGAGTCTCCGGTTCCGGGAAGAGTTCGCTGGTCTTCGACACGATCGCCGCCGAGTCGCAGCGCCTGATCAACGAGACGTACAGCACCTTCGTCCAGGGCTTCATGCCGTCCCTCGGCCGCCCCGACGTCGACGTCCTCGACGGCCTCACCACCGTCATCAGCGTCGACCAGCGCCGTATGGGCGGCGACCCGCGGTCCACCGTCGGCACCGCCACCGACGCCAACGCCATGCTGCGCATCCTCTTCAGCCGGCTGGCCACGCCGCACATCGGCGGCCCGAAGGCGTTCTCGTTCAACGTCGCCTCGATAAGCGGCGGCGGCGCGGTCGCGTTCGAGCGCGGCGGCCGGACGGTGAAGGAGCGCCGCAGCTTCACGATCACCGGCGGCATGTGCCCGCGCTGCGAGGGCCGCGGCGCGGTCTCCGACATCGACCTGACGGCGCTGTACGACGACACGAGGTCGCTCGCCGGCGGCGCGCTCACCATCCCCGGCTACAGCATGGACGGCTGGTACGGCCGGATCTTCGGCGGCAGCGGCTACTTCGACATGGACAAGCCGATCGCCGAGTTCAGCAAGCGCGAGCTGGACGACCTCCTGCACCGGGAACCGACCAAGATCAAGGTCGACGGCGTCAACCTCACCTACGAGGGCCTGATCCCGAAGCTGCGCAAGTCGGTGCTGTCGAAGGACGTCGACACGCTCCAGCCGCACGTCCGCGCCTTCGTCGAGCGCGCGGTCACCTTCGCCATCTGCCCCGACTGCGACGGCACCCGGCTGACCGAGGCCGCCCGGTCGGCGAAGATCGACGGCGTGAGCATCGCGGACGCGTGCGCGATGCAGGTCAGCGATCTGGCGGAGTGGGTACGGGGGATCGGGGACCCGGCCGTCGCGCCGCTGCTCGCCACGCTCCGGCAGACCCTCGACTCGTTCGTGGAGATCGGCCTCGGTTACCTCGCGCTCGACCGCCCCGCCGGTACGCTGTCGGGCGGCGAGGCGCAGCGCGTGAAGATGGTGCGGCACCTCGGGTCGTCGCTCACGGACGTCACGTACGTCTTCGACGAGCCGACCACCGGGCTGCACCCGCACGACATCCAGCGCATGAACAACCTGCTCCTGCGGCTGCGCGACAAGGGCAACACGGTGCTCGTCGTCGAGCACAAGCCGGAGACGATCGCGATCGCCGACCACGTGGTGGACCTCGGGCCGGGCGCCGGTACGGGAGGCGGCAGCGTCTGCTTCGAGGGCACCGTGGCCGGGCTGCGGGCCGGCGACACGGTCACCGGGCGGCACTTCGGCGACCGTGCCCGCATCAAGGACCCGGGCGCCGTACGCAAGGCGAACGGCGTCCTGGAGATCCGCGGGGCGCGCGCGAACAACCTGCGGGACGTCGACGTCGACCTCCCGCTCGGCGTGCTCGCCGTCGTGACCGGGGTCGCCGGCTCCGGCAAGAGCTCGCTCGTGCACGGCTCGGTCCCGGCGGGCGCGGGCGTGGTGTCGGTCGACCAGAGCGGGATCCGCGGCTCGCGGCGCAGCAACCCCGCCACGTACACCGGTCTCCTCGACCCGATCCGCAAGGCGTTCGCCAAGGCCAACGGCGTGAAGCCGGCGCTGTTCAGCGCCAATTCGGAGGGCGCCTGCCCGACCTGCAACGGCGCGGGCGTCATCTACACCGACCTCGCGGTGATGGCGGGCGTGGCGACGGAGTGCGAGGAGTGCGAGGGGCGGCGGTTCCAGGCGGCCGTGCTCGACTACCACTTCGGCGGCCGGAACATCGCCGAGGTCCTCGCCATGTCCGTCGACGAGGCCGCCGCGTTCTTCGGCGAGGGCGAGGCCCGTACGCCCGCCGCGCACCGCGTCCTGACCCGGCTCGCCGATGTCGGCCTCGGCTATCTCACCCTCGGGCAGCCGCTGACCACCCTCTCGGGCGGCGAGCGGCAGCGGCTCAAGCTGGCCACGCACATGGGCGACAAGGGCGGCGTGTACGTCCTCGACGAGCCCACCGCCGGCCTTCACCTCGCCGACGTCGAACAGCTCCTGGGGCTGCTCGACCGGCTCGTCGACTCCGGCAAGTCGGTCATCGTCGTCGAGCACCACCAGGCCGTCATGGCGCACGCCGACTGGATCGTCGACCTCGGGCCGGGCGCGGGGCACGACGGCGGCCGGGTCGTGTTCGAGGGGACGCCGGCGGAGCTGGTGGCGGCGCGGTCGACGGTGACGGGGGAGCACCTGGCGCGGTACGTGGGGGAGTAG
- a CDS encoding ECF subfamily RNA polymerase sigma-24 subunit (ECF subfamily RNA polymerase sigma-24 subunit [Kribbella flavida DSM17836];~RNA polymerase sigma-70 factor, TIGR02957 family;~Sigma-70 region 2; pfam04542;~Sigma-70, region 4; pfam08281;~TIGRFAM: RNA polymerase sigma-70 factor; RNA polymerase sigma factor, sigma-70 family; PFAM: sigma-70 region 2 domain protein; Sigma-70 region 4 type 2; sigma-70 region 4 domain protein; KEGG: pla:Plav_1721 ECF subfamily RNA polymerase sigma-24 factor;~identified by MetaGeneAnnotator; putative) — translation MDAADPATESFVAHRNLLFTVAYEMLGSAADAEDVLQETWLRWAGVDLSEVRDQRAYLVRITTRQAINRLRTMSRRKESYVGPWLPEPLLTTPDVAQDVELAESVSMALMLVLETLSPTERAVFVLREVFDVGYEEIAAAVDKTPAAVRQIAHRARAHVEARRPREVVPASATRAAFDSFRSALDTGDLQGLLDVLAPDIVLLTDGGGIKSAARRPVLGADKVARFILGGITKYRIVLTTVPTVVNGSPGLVMMVDGEADGILAFRFEGDRISGLYFVRNPEKLTRIDEETPLSLR, via the coding sequence GTGGATGCCGCCGACCCGGCGACCGAGAGCTTCGTCGCCCACCGCAACCTGCTCTTCACCGTCGCGTACGAGATGCTCGGATCGGCGGCCGATGCCGAGGACGTCCTGCAGGAGACCTGGCTGCGCTGGGCCGGCGTCGACCTGTCGGAGGTCCGCGACCAGCGCGCGTACCTGGTCCGGATCACCACCCGCCAGGCGATCAACCGGCTGCGGACGATGAGCCGCCGCAAGGAGTCGTACGTCGGCCCGTGGCTGCCCGAACCGCTGCTCACCACCCCCGACGTGGCACAGGACGTCGAACTCGCCGAGAGCGTGTCGATGGCCCTGATGCTCGTCCTGGAGACGCTGTCGCCGACGGAGCGGGCGGTGTTCGTGCTGCGCGAGGTCTTCGATGTCGGGTACGAGGAGATCGCGGCCGCCGTCGACAAGACCCCGGCCGCCGTCCGGCAGATCGCGCACCGCGCCCGCGCCCACGTCGAGGCCCGCCGCCCCCGCGAGGTCGTGCCGGCGAGCGCGACCCGCGCGGCCTTCGACTCGTTCCGCAGCGCCCTCGACACCGGCGACCTGCAGGGCCTCCTCGACGTCCTGGCCCCCGACATCGTCCTGCTCACCGACGGCGGCGGGATCAAGTCGGCGGCCCGCCGCCCGGTCCTCGGCGCGGACAAGGTGGCCCGCTTCATCCTGGGCGGCATCACCAAGTACCGGATCGTCCTCACCACCGTGCCGACCGTCGTCAACGGCAGCCCGGGCCTGGTGATGATGGTCGACGGCGAGGCCGACGGCATCCTCGCGTTCCGCTTCGAGGGCGACCGGATCTCCGGCCTCTACTTCGTCCGCAACCCCGAGAAGCTGACCCGGATCGACGAGGAGACACCCCTCTCGCTCCGGTGA
- a CDS encoding NADH dehydrogenase (NADH dehydrogenase [Amycolatopsis mediterranei U32];~NADH dehydrogenase, FAD-containing subunit [Energy production and conversion]; COG1252;~identified by MetaGeneAnnotator; putative), translating into MTTENNTENRAETRVVVIGGGYAGVMAANRLTRDPRVRVDLVNPRPEFVDRVRLHQLAGGTHAATADYRELLAGRVRLVVGSVTRIDTAARELELAGTDAREGNGRTQDQDQGQGQGQGQGRKLAYDYLVYAVGSGSADPGVPGAAEFAYPLADLEETHRLRTVLDDTPDTRTVTVVGAGPTGIETAAELAEQGRRVTLAAGGELGPYLHPKGRRAVARRLAALGVTVLTGPGARVAAVSRESVTLADGRELPSAVTVWTVGFGVPDLAARSGLRTDALGRLLTDETLTSVDDDRIVAAGDSAAPSGLPLRMSCQAALPLGAHAADTVLHRIAGERATPIAMGFAGQCLSLGRRAGLFQVARKDDVARGIHLAGRPAASVKEYVCASIVKQLTREGQKPGSLTWEWLKDPKRAERLRARTGTATVPTAPTAPTAAHS; encoded by the coding sequence ATGACCACCGAGAACAACACCGAGAACCGCGCCGAGACCAGGGTCGTCGTGATCGGCGGTGGGTACGCGGGCGTGATGGCCGCCAACCGGCTGACCCGGGACCCGCGCGTGCGCGTCGACCTCGTGAACCCGCGCCCCGAGTTCGTCGACCGCGTCCGGCTGCACCAGCTGGCCGGCGGCACCCACGCCGCGACCGCCGACTACCGCGAGCTGCTGGCCGGCCGGGTCCGGCTCGTCGTCGGCTCCGTGACCCGGATCGACACCGCCGCCCGCGAACTGGAGCTGGCCGGTACGGACGCGCGCGAGGGCAACGGCCGAACCCAGGACCAGGACCAGGGCCAGGGCCAGGGCCAGGGCCAGGGCCGGAAGCTCGCGTACGACTACCTCGTGTACGCGGTGGGCAGCGGCAGCGCGGACCCGGGCGTGCCGGGAGCGGCCGAGTTCGCGTACCCGCTCGCCGACCTGGAGGAGACCCACCGGCTGCGTACGGTCCTCGACGACACCCCCGACACCCGCACCGTGACCGTCGTCGGCGCCGGCCCCACCGGCATCGAGACCGCCGCCGAACTCGCCGAGCAGGGCCGCCGGGTGACCCTGGCGGCCGGCGGGGAGCTCGGCCCGTACCTCCACCCGAAGGGCCGGCGCGCCGTGGCCCGCCGCCTGGCCGCGCTCGGCGTCACCGTGCTCACCGGCCCCGGCGCGCGGGTCGCGGCCGTGTCGCGCGAGAGCGTCACGCTCGCCGACGGGCGCGAGCTGCCGAGCGCGGTGACCGTGTGGACCGTCGGCTTCGGCGTGCCGGACCTCGCCGCCCGCAGCGGGCTGCGGACCGACGCGCTCGGGCGGCTGCTCACCGACGAGACGCTGACCAGCGTCGACGACGACCGTATCGTCGCCGCCGGCGACTCGGCGGCCCCGTCAGGCCTGCCGCTGCGGATGAGCTGTCAGGCCGCGCTGCCACTGGGCGCGCACGCCGCCGACACCGTGCTGCACCGGATCGCGGGCGAGCGCGCCACGCCGATCGCGATGGGCTTCGCCGGGCAGTGCCTGAGCCTGGGGCGGAGGGCCGGGCTGTTCCAGGTCGCGCGCAAGGACGACGTCGCGCGCGGGATCCACCTCGCCGGGCGCCCCGCGGCCTCGGTCAAGGAGTATGTCTGCGCGAGCATCGTCAAGCAGCTGACGCGGGAGGGGCAGAAGCCCGGTTCGCTGACGTGGGAGTGGCTGAAGGACCCGAAGCGCGCGGAACGGCTGCGCGCGCGGACGGGCACCGCTACCGTTCCCACCGCCCCGACCGCCCCGACCGCCGCGCACAGCTGA
- a CDS encoding hypothetical protein (identified by MetaGeneAnnotator; putative;~sequence version:1): MDKGIPRRRREGCAMPEQMDAAAVLAGAARIEATARARSRWYVRYLWMFACWQLILVPAVLLWHGMVGAMASSGANAVVAVSLGMFAVRQPVMPQGYARQHLRMIGAWVAAYGLALALGFLVFTDSVAFAAAAAVVCALPAVVTAWREGRTT; encoded by the coding sequence ATGGACAAGGGGATTCCCCGGCGACGACGGGAGGGGTGTGCCATGCCTGAGCAGATGGACGCGGCCGCGGTACTGGCGGGGGCGGCCCGGATCGAGGCGACCGCGCGGGCGCGCAGCCGCTGGTACGTCAGGTACCTGTGGATGTTCGCCTGCTGGCAGCTGATCCTGGTGCCCGCGGTGCTGCTGTGGCACGGGATGGTGGGAGCGATGGCCAGCTCGGGGGCGAACGCCGTGGTGGCGGTGAGCCTGGGCATGTTCGCGGTGCGGCAGCCGGTGATGCCGCAGGGCTACGCGCGGCAGCACCTCCGGATGATCGGGGCCTGGGTGGCCGCCTACGGCCTGGCCCTCGCGCTCGGCTTCCTGGTCTTCACGGACAGCGTCGCCTTCGCGGCCGCGGCCGCCGTAGTCTGCGCGTTGCCGGCCGTCGTGACGGCCTGGCGGGAAGGACGTACCACATGA
- a CDS encoding marR/emrR family transcriptional regulator protein (KEGG: tcu:Tcur_0081 transcriptional regulator, MarR/EmrR family protein;~MarR/EmrR family transcriptional regulator protein [Cellulomonas fimi ATCC484];~Transcriptional regulators [Transcription]; COG1846;~Winged helix DNA-binding domain; pfam13601;~identified by MetaGeneAnnotator; putative) — protein MTQASETPGASGVPGTSEAPAGPGAAPRPHPRHALAPLLSSAVRLSIVAALAATEKADFGYVRDLVEITDSALSKQVSRLEEAGWVTVEKGQIGRRPRTWLRLTGEGTAAYRRHLAALAAIAGPLS, from the coding sequence ATGACACAGGCATCGGAGACGCCGGGGGCGTCGGGGGTCCCGGGAACCTCGGAGGCCCCGGCGGGCCCGGGAGCGGCCCCGCGGCCGCACCCGCGCCACGCGCTCGCCCCGCTGCTGTCCTCGGCCGTGCGGCTGTCGATCGTGGCCGCGCTCGCCGCCACGGAGAAGGCCGATTTCGGCTACGTACGGGATCTCGTGGAGATCACCGACTCCGCCCTGTCCAAGCAGGTCTCCCGGCTGGAGGAGGCGGGCTGGGTGACCGTCGAGAAGGGCCAGATCGGCCGCCGCCCGCGCACCTGGCTGCGCCTGACCGGCGAGGGAACGGCCGCCTACCGCCGCCACCTCGCCGCCCTCGCGGCCATCGCGGGTCCGCTGAGCTGA
- a CDS encoding phosphotransferase (ATP binding site [chemical binding];~Phosphotransferase enzyme family; pfam01636;~Protein Kinases, catalytic domain; cl09925;~identified by MetaGeneAnnotator; putative;~phosphotransferase [Streptomyces pristinaespiralis ATCC25486];~substrate binding site [chemical binding]): MTLHENEIPADETLVRSLLKAQRPEWAELPLTPAGAGTDNTMYRLGDDLLVRLPRTADNGRSLRKEQEWLPRLAPFLPRPIPAPVHAGTPTDAFPVAWSVYRWIDGAEAGPDTVRDWSAFGADLAAFVRDLHRVDLLGATREDDGLDWYRGGGLRPCDAWITTALDDCRTKAGATLDVDTLERLWRAGLALPDPAGPHVWLHGDLKPTNLLARDGGLHAVIDFGGLSIGFPDAEHATIWDFPAEARRAYWDALDLDDATWTRARAWAVAVGVSGVSYYWDTFPAFVAECRARLDAILTDAAAR; this comes from the coding sequence GTGACGCTTCACGAGAACGAGATCCCGGCCGACGAGACCCTGGTCCGCTCCCTGCTGAAGGCGCAGCGCCCGGAATGGGCCGAGCTGCCACTCACACCCGCGGGCGCGGGGACCGACAACACGATGTACCGGCTGGGCGACGACCTCCTCGTACGCCTTCCACGCACCGCCGACAACGGGCGGTCGCTGCGCAAGGAACAGGAATGGCTGCCCCGCCTGGCGCCCTTCCTCCCCCGCCCGATCCCCGCACCCGTGCACGCCGGGACGCCCACCGACGCGTTCCCCGTGGCCTGGTCGGTCTACCGCTGGATCGACGGCGCCGAGGCCGGCCCGGACACCGTCCGGGACTGGTCCGCGTTCGGCGCCGACCTGGCGGCGTTCGTACGGGACCTCCACCGCGTCGACCTCCTGGGGGCGACCCGCGAGGACGACGGTCTCGACTGGTACCGCGGGGGCGGCCTGCGGCCGTGCGACGCGTGGATCACCACGGCCCTCGACGACTGCCGGACCAAGGCCGGCGCCACCCTCGACGTCGACACGCTGGAGCGGCTGTGGCGGGCCGGTCTCGCGCTGCCCGATCCCGCGGGGCCCCACGTGTGGCTGCACGGCGACCTCAAGCCGACCAACCTCCTGGCCCGGGACGGCGGGCTGCACGCGGTCATCGACTTCGGCGGACTGTCGATCGGCTTCCCCGACGCCGAACACGCCACGATCTGGGACTTTCCCGCCGAAGCCCGCCGGGCCTACTGGGACGCCCTCGACCTCGACGACGCGACCTGGACCCGCGCCCGCGCCTGGGCGGTCGCGGTGGGCGTCAGCGGCGTCTCGTACTACTGGGACACCTTCCCCGCCTTCGTCGCCGAGTGCCGCGCCCGCCTCGACGCGATCCTGACGGACGCCGCGGCGCGCTGA
- a CDS encoding XRE family transcriptional regulator (Helix-turn-helix XRE-family like proteins. Prokaryotic DNA binding proteins belonging to the xenobiotic response element family of transcriptional regulators; cd00093;~Predicted transcriptional regulators [Transcription]; COG1396;~XRE family transcriptional regulator [Mycobacterium smegmatis str. MC2155];~identified by MetaGeneAnnotator; putative;~non-specific DNA binding site [nucleotide binding];~salt bridge;~sequence-specific DNA binding site [nucleotide binding]): MASLNVGNLGEYLREQRRTAQLSLRQLAEAAGVSNPYLSQIERGLRKPSAEVLQQVAKALRISAETLYVRAGILDEKEREELETRAVILADPSINERQKQVLLQIYDSFRKENAAENAAAGTAPGTSER, translated from the coding sequence ATGGCATCGCTCAACGTCGGCAATCTCGGTGAGTACCTCCGCGAACAGCGGCGGACCGCGCAGTTGTCCCTGCGTCAGCTCGCCGAGGCCGCGGGCGTGTCGAATCCGTATCTGAGTCAGATCGAGCGGGGGCTGCGCAAGCCCAGCGCCGAGGTGCTGCAGCAGGTCGCGAAGGCCCTGCGGATCTCCGCCGAGACGCTGTACGTGCGCGCCGGGATCCTCGACGAGAAGGAGCGGGAGGAGCTGGAGACGCGCGCCGTCATCCTGGCCGATCCCTCGATCAACGAGCGGCAGAAGCAGGTGCTGCTCCAGATCTACGACTCGTTCCGCAAGGAGAACGCCGCCGAGAATGCCGCAGCCGGCACCGCCCCCGGTACCTCCGAGCGGTAG
- a CDS encoding hypothetical protein (Hypothetical protein XNR_3375 [Streptomyces albus J1074];~identified by MetaGeneAnnotator; putative) yields MAIIDELRTPLYFAAGTADLAVQQAKKVPGLIEQLAAEAPARIEAVRKTDPKAVQEKAQAKFAELVGGIDTDLKKLGEQAQDLALRGVGVAAEYAVKAREKYEELAAHGEETVRTWRGEAAEEITEIAIAVEPEPVTEPVTEPVVVTEPVTEPELVREPVTEPELVTEPVTEPVTEPVAAAEESEPARKPAASKTAGK; encoded by the coding sequence ATGGCCATCATCGACGAACTGCGCACCCCCCTCTACTTCGCCGCCGGCACCGCCGACCTCGCCGTGCAGCAGGCCAAGAAGGTGCCCGGGCTGATCGAGCAGCTGGCCGCCGAGGCGCCGGCGCGGATCGAGGCCGTACGGAAGACGGACCCGAAGGCGGTGCAGGAGAAGGCGCAGGCGAAGTTCGCCGAGCTCGTCGGCGGCATCGACACCGACCTGAAGAAGCTGGGCGAGCAGGCCCAGGACCTGGCGCTGCGCGGGGTCGGCGTCGCCGCCGAGTACGCGGTCAAGGCGCGGGAGAAGTACGAGGAGCTCGCCGCGCACGGTGAGGAGACCGTCCGTACGTGGCGCGGCGAGGCCGCCGAGGAGATCACCGAGATCGCCATCGCCGTCGAGCCGGAGCCGGTGACCGAACCGGTGACCGAGCCCGTCGTCGTCACCGAGCCCGTCACCGAGCCGGAACTCGTCAGGGAGCCCGTCACCGAGCCGGAACTCGTCACGGAGCCCGTCACCGAGCCCGTCACCGAGCCGGTGGCGGCGGCCGAGGAGTCCGAGCCGGCGCGCAAGCCCGCGGCCAGCAAGACGGCCGGCAAGTAG